CGTGAACTTCAGCGCCGGTACGGATCGGGAACCAGGCTGTATTTCCTGATCGGCCTGGATGCGTTCCTCGACCTAGCCAGTTGGCGAGAGCCCGATGCGCTGCTGGCGGCCTGCTCGTTCGTGGTCATCTCCCGGCCTGGTCAGTCGTTCCAGAGCTTGACCGCTCTGCCCTTCCTTCGACACGTCAGCCCCAACCAGCTGGCGCCGTTGGATACCGGGGCACTCGATCGGCTTGACCTGCCGCTCCCGTCCGGACAGACGATCATTTGCTTGCCGCTTCCGCCCTCTCCCATTTCTGCCTCCGACATCAGACACCGCATTCAGGGCGGGGCAATGCTGGCAAATTTGTTGCCGCCCCCTGTGGAATCTTATATACTTCGCCAACAGTTATATCGGGAGGATCAGCATCGCACGCACATCTAAGGTTACAGCTATTGAAAT
Above is a window of Nitrospira sp. DNA encoding:
- the nadD gene encoding nicotinate-nucleotide adenylyltransferase: MIAPDSAPSVPDAQNSHPRCLGLFGGSFNPIHNGHLAIARKAHEILALDRTLFIPTGDPPHKQDSALAPAHHRYEMVRLAIANTPGFELSDIEISRQGKSYSIDTVRELQRRYGSGTRLYFLIGLDAFLDLASWREPDALLAACSFVVISRPGQSFQSLTALPFLRHVSPNQLAPLDTGALDRLDLPLPSGQTIICLPLPPSPISASDIRHRIQGGAMLANLLPPPVESYILRQQLYREDQHRTHI